From one Dama dama isolate Ldn47 chromosome 4, ASM3311817v1, whole genome shotgun sequence genomic stretch:
- the CCDC9 gene encoding coiled-coil domain-containing protein 9 isoform X1: MSATLDLKSKEEKDAELDKRIEALRRKNEALIRRYQEIEEDRKKAELEGVAVTAPRKGRSVEKENVAVETERNLGPSRRSPGTPRPPGVSKGGRIPPQHGGRAGMGRTSRSWEDSPGEQPRGGAGGRGRRGRGRGSPRLSGGGDASTADRKSKEWEERRKQNIEKMNEEMEKIAEYERNQREGVLEPNPVRNFLDDPRRRSGPLEEPERDRREGSRRHGRNWGGPDFERVRYGLEQERQGRRAGLGGTGDMTLSMTGRERSEYLRWKQEREKIDQERLQRHRKPTGQWRREWDAEKTDGMFKDGPAVALEPSHRYDDQAWARPPKPPTFREFLSQHRTEVSRRKKKSSRPQPKAASRAYSDHDDRWETKEAVSVAPEPPQPAPPKEAPTQLPETPAPAHQPPEDEGEEGEGDEGEEGLDEGEDGEDEEWEDVSEDDEEIEEEEEADDEEEEPAGDHQPEEAEPSGSPTREHGDKEPTRPEEPLPLPQTPVTPSSPFSPPGGHQPVSDWGEEMELNSPRTAHPADAVSPGGDQPAPASLESGPSAPGTQKAEEEGSEAAPEADPEGQETAEIADFQRASPNS; the protein is encoded by the exons ATG TCAGCCACACTGGATCTGAAATCGAAGGAGGAGAAGGATGCTGAGTTGGACAAGAGGATCGAGGCTCTTCGGCGGAAGAATGAGGCCCTCATCCGGCGCTACCAG GAGATTGAGGAGGACCGGAAAAAAGCTGAACTGGAGGGAGTAGCAGTGACCGCTCCCCGGAAGGGCCGCTCGGTGGAGAAGGAGAATGTGGCGGTGGAAACG GAGAGGAACCTGGGTCCCTCTCGGAGGTCTCCAGGGACCCCTCGGCCTCCAGGGGTCAGCAAGGGAGGCCGGATCCCCCCTCAGCACGGAGGCCGGGCAGGCATGGGCCGGACATCCCGCAGCTGGGAAGACAGTCCCGGGGAGCAGCCTCGGGGAGGTGCTGGGGGCCGCGGCCGGAGGGGTCGGGGCAGGGGGTCCCCTCGTCTCTCTGGAGGTGGCGATGCCTCGACTGCCGACCGCAAATCCAAG GAGTGGGAGGAGCGGCGGAAGCAGAACATTGAGAAGATGAACGAGGAGATGGAGAAGATTGCAGAGTATGAGCGCAACCAGCGG GAAGGTGTGTTGGAGCCCAACCCGGTGCGGAACTTCCTGGACGATCCCCGGCGACGCAGTGGGCCCCTAGAGGAGCCTGAGCGGGACCGCCGGGAAGGCAGCCGCCGGCATGGGCGGAACTGGGGGGGCCCTGACTTCGAGCGGGTGCGCTACGGCCTTGAGCAGGAGCGGCAG GGCCGCCGGGCCGGCCTGGGCGGCACCGGGGACATGACGCTCTCCATGACCGGCCGAGAGCGGTCCGAGTACCTGCGCTGGAAGCAGGAGCGGGAGAAGATTGACCAGGAGCGTCTGCAGAGGCACCGCAAGCCCACCGGCCAGTGGCGGCGGGAGTGGGATGCTGAGAAGACTGATGGCAT GTTCAAGGATGGCCCAGCTGTGGCCCTAGAACCATCCCACCGCTATG ATGACCAGGCTTGGGCCCGGCCCCCCAAGCCGCCCACTTTCAGGGAGTTCCTGTCCCAGCACAGAACTGAGGTCAGCCGCAGAAAGAAGAAGAGCAGCCGACCCCAGCCTAAGGCAGCCTCCCGTGCCTACAG TGACCACGATGACCGCTGGGAGACGAAGGAGGCCGTGTCCGTAGCTCCCGAGCCCCCGCAACCTGCTCCCCCCAAGGAGGCGCCCACGCAG CTGCCTGAGACCCCGGCCCCTGCCCATCAGCCTCCTGAGGATGAGGGCGAGGAGGGCGAAGGCGATGAGGGCGAGGAGGGCTTGGATGAGGGGGAGGACGGAGAAGATGAGGAGTGGGAAGATGTGAGTGAGGATGACGAGGAgatagaggaagaagaggaggctgATGATGAGGAAGAAGAGCCAGCTGGAGATCACCAACCCGAGGAGGCTGAGCCCAGTGGGAGCCCCACCAGGGAACACGGTGACAAAGAGCCCACCAGGCCGGAAGAGCCCCTGCCGCTCCCCCAGACCCCCGTCACGCCTTCCAGCCCCTTCTCGCCCCCCGGGGGCCATCAGCCTGTGTCCGACTGGGGTGAAGAGATGGAGCTGAATTCTCCCCGGACTGCCCACCCAGCAGATGCTGTCTCTCCGG GAGGTGACCAGCCAGcccctgcctccttggagagtgggCCCAGCGCCCCAGGAACCCAGAAAGCT
- the CCDC9 gene encoding coiled-coil domain-containing protein 9 isoform X2 encodes MSATLDLKSKEEKDAELDKRIEALRRKNEALIRRYQEIEEDRKKAELEGVAVTAPRKGRSVEKENVAVETERNLGPSRRSPGTPRPPGVSKGGRIPPQHGGRAGMGRTSRSWEDSPGEQPRGGAGGRGRRGRGRGSPRLSGGGDASTADRKSKEWEERRKQNIEKMNEEMEKIAEYERNQREGVLEPNPVRNFLDDPRRRSGPLEEPERDRREGSRRHGRNWGGPDFERVRYGLEQERQGRRAGLGGTGDMTLSMTGRERSEYLRWKQEREKIDQERLQRHRKPTGQWRREWDAEKTDGMFKDGPAVALEPSHRYDDQAWARPPKPPTFREFLSQHRTEVSRRKKKSSRPQPKAASRAYSDHDDRWETKEAVSVAPEPPQPAPPKEAPTQLPETPAPAHQPPEDEGEEGEGDEGEEGLDEGEDGEDEEWEDVSEDDEEIEEEEEADDEEEEPAGDHQPEEAEPSGSPTREHGDKEPTRPEEPLPLPQTPVTPSSPFSPPGGHQPVSDWGEEMELNSPRTAHPADAVSPGEAWPFENA; translated from the exons ATG TCAGCCACACTGGATCTGAAATCGAAGGAGGAGAAGGATGCTGAGTTGGACAAGAGGATCGAGGCTCTTCGGCGGAAGAATGAGGCCCTCATCCGGCGCTACCAG GAGATTGAGGAGGACCGGAAAAAAGCTGAACTGGAGGGAGTAGCAGTGACCGCTCCCCGGAAGGGCCGCTCGGTGGAGAAGGAGAATGTGGCGGTGGAAACG GAGAGGAACCTGGGTCCCTCTCGGAGGTCTCCAGGGACCCCTCGGCCTCCAGGGGTCAGCAAGGGAGGCCGGATCCCCCCTCAGCACGGAGGCCGGGCAGGCATGGGCCGGACATCCCGCAGCTGGGAAGACAGTCCCGGGGAGCAGCCTCGGGGAGGTGCTGGGGGCCGCGGCCGGAGGGGTCGGGGCAGGGGGTCCCCTCGTCTCTCTGGAGGTGGCGATGCCTCGACTGCCGACCGCAAATCCAAG GAGTGGGAGGAGCGGCGGAAGCAGAACATTGAGAAGATGAACGAGGAGATGGAGAAGATTGCAGAGTATGAGCGCAACCAGCGG GAAGGTGTGTTGGAGCCCAACCCGGTGCGGAACTTCCTGGACGATCCCCGGCGACGCAGTGGGCCCCTAGAGGAGCCTGAGCGGGACCGCCGGGAAGGCAGCCGCCGGCATGGGCGGAACTGGGGGGGCCCTGACTTCGAGCGGGTGCGCTACGGCCTTGAGCAGGAGCGGCAG GGCCGCCGGGCCGGCCTGGGCGGCACCGGGGACATGACGCTCTCCATGACCGGCCGAGAGCGGTCCGAGTACCTGCGCTGGAAGCAGGAGCGGGAGAAGATTGACCAGGAGCGTCTGCAGAGGCACCGCAAGCCCACCGGCCAGTGGCGGCGGGAGTGGGATGCTGAGAAGACTGATGGCAT GTTCAAGGATGGCCCAGCTGTGGCCCTAGAACCATCCCACCGCTATG ATGACCAGGCTTGGGCCCGGCCCCCCAAGCCGCCCACTTTCAGGGAGTTCCTGTCCCAGCACAGAACTGAGGTCAGCCGCAGAAAGAAGAAGAGCAGCCGACCCCAGCCTAAGGCAGCCTCCCGTGCCTACAG TGACCACGATGACCGCTGGGAGACGAAGGAGGCCGTGTCCGTAGCTCCCGAGCCCCCGCAACCTGCTCCCCCCAAGGAGGCGCCCACGCAG CTGCCTGAGACCCCGGCCCCTGCCCATCAGCCTCCTGAGGATGAGGGCGAGGAGGGCGAAGGCGATGAGGGCGAGGAGGGCTTGGATGAGGGGGAGGACGGAGAAGATGAGGAGTGGGAAGATGTGAGTGAGGATGACGAGGAgatagaggaagaagaggaggctgATGATGAGGAAGAAGAGCCAGCTGGAGATCACCAACCCGAGGAGGCTGAGCCCAGTGGGAGCCCCACCAGGGAACACGGTGACAAAGAGCCCACCAGGCCGGAAGAGCCCCTGCCGCTCCCCCAGACCCCCGTCACGCCTTCCAGCCCCTTCTCGCCCCCCGGGGGCCATCAGCCTGTGTCCGACTGGGGTGAAGAGATGGAGCTGAATTCTCCCCGGACTGCCCACCCAGCAGATGCTGTCTCTCCGGGTGAGGCCTGGCCGTTTGAAAATGCATGA